One Arachis hypogaea cultivar Tifrunner chromosome 18, arahy.Tifrunner.gnm2.J5K5, whole genome shotgun sequence genomic window, atgttattaaggtgaaacaattgtatactactaaatgaacggaacattatccattatataaaatcaaattcaaaacacctatgtctacaatttagagattatcaattcaattcaattcaaaatatctgcgtccattcaattcaattcaattcaatttagcgaTTACATTTCATCCAATTCGATTGAAAAATAATTCATTAGCAAAATGTTGGTATTGTTGGTGATGGCAATAAcgaaagaggagaaaaaaaaagaagagaaagagaaacagaagcagaagaagaatctGCGTGCGCGaacaagaagaaagaggaggaggagaagaaggaagtatGTGTGaattttaaagaagaagaagatgacgtatgcctatatttaaaagaaaaagaaaaaaaagtgcgTGCAATGACACTTTTTTAATGAAAGTGATTTTTGTTGGTATTggacttatttaaataaatttggaTGAAAAAATCTTTGAATATGTAGccatatccaaaaaaatatttcCAAGTATGTGATGTACCGATGTCCAAAATAAAATGGAACTTCGAGGATATGGCCAACCCTTAGGGCATTGATTCTACTTAGACCATAATATATACACAAAAGTATTAATATattagtccaaaagaatttactAAAAGGGTGGATTTACTAAAAGGGTTTACTAAATAGTAAATACCGATAATATATTAATACTCACGTATTCTAATAACATTactcgttaattttaattaatatatattatatatattttttataaataaaatcaatGATTAAAACTGAAGTACCCATATTTCATGAGCATTTAAAATTCCTCCTACAAAATAATACAAACCTAATTGCAAAATTGGTTTAATTACCTTCATCAATTGGATGATCCACACCTGGAATTAGTAATTAGTTTCTTCAATGGGGGCCACAACCCTATTTGCAACCGTTGCTGCCATAAACCCTTCctaataaaattggtaaaagaaAACTTTGTATGTGCTTTATCAACACACTATATATGACTGTTTACAACCACTACTAACTCTGTACTAAGTAGTCAGTAATAGTGTACCCTTCAGAGTTACCTCCCAAAAAAGCAAAATCATGGTGGTCACAAGCAAAGAAGAGTCTCAAGAAGCAGCAGCTACTAGTTTTGATAGAATAAGTGAACTCAAAGCATTTGATGATTCAAAAACCGGTGTTCAAGGCCTCATAGAAAACGGGGTCACAAAAGTTCCACCTATATTCCATTGCAAAGAACATGAGTCAAATAGTAGCAGTAAACCAAATTCAAAGTTCAGCATCCCCATAATAGATCTCAATAATGGTATTATTGGTGATGATGTTGCGGCGAAGGTTAAGGATGCGTGTGAGAATTGGGGGTTCTTTCAGATCATAAACCATGACATCCCAATTCATGTGTTGGATGACATGATTAATGGAACTCGCATGTTCCATGAGCAAGATCCTGAGGTCAGGAAACGGTACTACACACGTGATCTTAGTGGGAAGGTTTTTTATGTCTCTAATTTCACTCTGTTCCAAGATCCAGCTGCTGATTGGAAGGACACACTTGGAATTTCCATGGCTCCAAATCCACCCAAAGCAGAAGAACTACCACATGTTTGCAGGTTTGTGgttcaatttattatatatactaatttatGTTGATGTTGTAATTATATGACACTTGATATTTTATATCTATAGTTTACAcattaaaatcaatcattaaaattCGTTAATATATATTtggtataaatatatttatattttaatttatttttaatgtatattttatatttttatatgtatattgacGGTTGATTTTAATGTAAACCGAATATGATTAATAGTTGTATTTCAAGATTTGCTTCCAAACACACTAGGGGTGCCATATGGAACAAAAATTAGAGCTTTTATTTGGATGAGATAGCTGATCCTAAGTTAAGGAATAGGGAAAAATATTCTATATTTTCGctaaaatattcaatttaattcacatTGTTAAGCTCTAATGCCCATTATTCACTATATCAGTTTCTTTGTAAATTGTGATACGGATATCACTactacttttaagttttaacattaTCTCTGCTTgagcttttattcctttaattaacTTTTAAATGATTTAAGAAATCTCttgaaaatgtaaaaataatttaaaatttggatatctcatataaaattatattttctaaatttatatatgtttagataaaataatataaatttattttttatttatttattatgttaaaatatcttttaaaatattttttatttttctagcatttttagctttatttaaaatatttttgccaaatataataaaattttactttttctttataaCTTAATGGTATCTAAACATATACTTGAACTTAATTTCAATAGGAATAGTGACTAATGAAACACATAGTTAATGCCAAACTTATGTTAttacattctttttttttatcaagataCATGAATTCAAGTATGTAACAACAAAAGTGACGATGACCAGTGAGTCAGTGACAATGAGAGAACAAATAAAATTCTCTTACCATATGATCAATTAAGACTTAAATTCCCTACAATTTGCTCATGGATGCAGAGATATTGTGATGGAATATTCAGAGAAAGTAATGAAACTTGGTTTAACTTTGTTCGAGTTACTATCAGAGGCTCTTGGCCTTAACAAGTCTCATCTCAAAGATATTGGCTGTGCTGAAGGGCTTCTCCTTATATGTCACTGCTACCCTGCATGCCCTCAGCCTGAGTTAACCATAGGCAGTTGCAAGCACACCGATCGCGACTTCATGACAATTCTTTTACAGGATCAGATTGGCGGCCTCCAAGTTCTTCATCACGACCAATGGATCGATGTGCCGCCGCTCCATGGTGCTCTTGTAGTCAACGTTGGAGATCTCCTACAGGTAACTTCTTCATGCATAAAAATGGACATTAATGATATGTATTTAAGAAAGAGTGTGACACAAGGCATTTTTCTTCCAAGGTTTTATAGTCTTATGTGTCATTCTTTCTCTTCTAATTTAGCATTGCATTCTATGGTTGATACTATTTTTTGAGTTAGGGTAAAATAACACCAATATAAATTTAACCAAAGTTACATCGCCCATAACTTTTTATAAGATGTATATTTATTGATTTAactattataattgaaaaatcatttgtttatatatattttgaacaAATATATTTCATTGATTTTCAAGTATATATAAAAAGGATAATAAATGATTTTGGATTGACATAAACTTGttttaaaaatgatttataaCATATAAATTTCTAATCTCTCAATTGTTTTTTCTTTTACAGTGCACGAATAAAAAGTTATTCAATAGTgtaatattttcttaaatttctGGAGTAAGTTACTATTGTTGTccttgaaatataaatacacagaCAAAATTATTCTTAGCTTGGATGGATTTGTCATGCAAAATCAATCTTTTAGGTATTGCAACATGATTATCAATTTTCAAAGGATCATTTTATCGCTGAATTAAGATTTTGTGAGCCAAAATGATAGTCAACAAGTCTTGCATAAATAGTCAAGACTAAAACTCCAAATGATGATGAGACTTAGTCTTTTGCTTGAACGTGCAGAATGATGTCTATGGATAAATGAGAACTAGATTGTGATTATTAG contains:
- the LOC112771490 gene encoding 1-aminocyclopropane-1-carboxylate oxidase homolog 1, with product MVVTSKEESQEAAATSFDRISELKAFDDSKTGVQGLIENGVTKVPPIFHCKEHESNSSSKPNSKFSIPIIDLNNGIIGDDVAAKVKDACENWGFFQIINHDIPIHVLDDMINGTRMFHEQDPEVRKRYYTRDLSGKVFYVSNFTLFQDPAADWKDTLGISMAPNPPKAEELPHVCRDIVMEYSEKVMKLGLTLFELLSEALGLNKSHLKDIGCAEGLLLICHCYPACPQPELTIGSCKHTDRDFMTILLQDQIGGLQVLHHDQWIDVPPLHGALVVNVGDLLQLVTNDKFISVQHRVLANTIGPRISVASLFRPRVEPAEATPKVYGPIKQLLSEETPPLYRDTSLKDYIKNGFQKGLRTCSISHLKL